A region of the Sphingopyxis macrogoltabida genome:
GCTGCGCGAGGCGTTGCCTCGGCAGTAACCCCCCTCGCCCGCAATTCCTCGGCAAAGCGCTCCCGGTAATGATGCAGCGTTTGAGGTCGCGGGTTGAAGCGTTTCCCCGTGTCACCGCGCGCTGCAACCGTCACATGCACGTGAGGCCGTGGTGTGTCCGTATGCAGCGCCAGGACGTAATCCCACTCATGCCCGATCTCGCTCCGCGCGACTTCGCGCACCGCTGAAAGAACCTTGTCGGGGTCTGTGCCTGCCGGCATCGAAAAAACCATGCTCACGGCGGCTACGGTAGAATTGTCACGCCAATAGACAGGATCGCCCCAATCGCGCGCCAGCGCCGCCCGATCTTCCTTGTCAGTCAGAATGTCGCCATCGCGCGTTTCAAGCGGCACATCGCCTTTTCGGCCGATATAGTCGAAATGCGCAGCCGCGTGGTTCTTGCCCTTCGGCCTGCCCGTAACCTTGACCATGACCTCCGGAGCACGGCTGACAATGCGAGCAAGCCGCGCCCGGGTGCTCCCGCCCTGGCCTGCTCGCCTCGAACTAAGCGAGCGCAGCAACATGTCGGCGCCGCGCCTGTTCGGGTCGCTGGTCAGCTTTGGTTTGAACAGCG
Encoded here:
- a CDS encoding relaxase/mobilization nuclease domain-containing protein; amino-acid sequence: MSDFDSSFEAGQLAALFKPKLTSDPNRRGADMLLRSLSSRRAGQGGSTRARLARIVSRAPEVMVKVTGRPKGKNHAAAHFDYIGRKGDVPLETRDGDILTDKEDRAALARDWGDPVYWRDNSTVAAVSMVFSMPAGTDPDKVLSAVREVARSEIGHEWDYVLALHTDTPRPHVHVTVAARGDTGKRFNPRPQTLHHYRERFAEELRARGVTAEATPRAARGVGRAGQSMALNRMRQRYMAGTAPAPFANQKITAAARDQLAGRSTAPDFVVRGRQAWNETQHRYLAAAKRLEASSDPADRQLADQVRQFVGAGRTPTIHERSVAAMERKRQSERSRNRDRSREGPGR